The DNA segment CAGGTTATGTGCATTGCCCTCTGACCTTAACGGTGAACAACCAGAAACCGTTGTACTTGTAAAAATACGCGTTAAGTATCAATTTTCGTTGTTcgagaatttaattttctcgaaacagtGAAGCTATACGCTTTCAGTATGATGGCAGAATGAGGTTAATCGTACCTTGCATTTAACATATGCAAATTTTCCTTGTATCAAGGTGTTTAATTAATAGAAAGCATGCTCACGCATTTTTGGTCACTAGTGTGCTGGTATTTCAGACCCATTATAAAATGGTTGTTGCATCAAACTACTCAAATGTGTGAACTTCAAAGGATTTGTTATGGAAAACCATCTGGAGCACAAAGAACTCTAGCTGTGGAGGAGTCTCTTAATCTATCCAGAAATCCAAATATTAAAACTCTTGTGGCACATTTGAATGATTTAGCTGATCACCATGGGATTACTCCTAAAGCAGAACGTAAAATCTTAGAAGAAGCTATTATGACAGTGTTGGTGACTAAGAAAATAAATCCAACAGCACATCCTGATTTTGCTAAATCATTTGGCAAATGTGTAGAATTAATTTGGGGTTACAGACAACTGTGCATGGAATGTGAAGAGCTTAGAAAAACGCCTTATGATGCAGAGAATCCAGAGCATGAATTATTGTTGTTACATTTGTGGAATTCTTTAATGCCTTATGAGCCACTAGATGCTAGAGTTACAAAACAATGGCAAGAAATTGGTTTTCAAGGAGATGATCCAAAAACAGATTTTCGTGGGATGGGAATCCTTGGATTAGAGAATTTGGTTTATTTTTCCCAAGAATATCCCACTGCAGCAAC comes from the Colletes latitarsis isolate SP2378_abdomen chromosome 7, iyColLati1, whole genome shotgun sequence genome and includes:
- the LOC143343755 gene encoding ELMO domain-containing protein 2, whose protein sequence is MCGSESKLINSVQNRPIIKWLLHQTTQMCELQRICYGKPSGAQRTLAVEESLNLSRNPNIKTLVAHLNDLADHHGITPKAERKILEEAIMTVLVTKKINPTAHPDFAKSFGKCVELIWGYRQLCMECEELRKTPYDAENPEHELLLLHLWNSLMPYEPLDARVTKQWQEIGFQGDDPKTDFRGMGILGLENLVYFSQEYPTAATHVLSHSTHPRYGYAFAIVGINLTSMALRLLKDGAAKTHIYNSSRTLPTIRAFHQFYCYLFYEFDRFWIDSKPSNMMEFSSIQTKFENSIRLALTDPSTVFRINISVDNV